A part of Terriglobia bacterium genomic DNA contains:
- a CDS encoding tetratricopeptide repeat protein → MRRLPLGVLLLLPCVVTLSLAQRSNYMMSYVSRGLERYNKGDVTGAIADYNVALMIDPGYSETYNNRGLAFYAKGEIEAALADYGKAIELNPGFAAAYNNRGIARYSRHDVAGALADYDQAVELNPQYSAAFNNRGVLQYAQGNFEAALLDFNRAVGLNPKSVSAYTNRADTRKTLGDFKGALNDYSRAIKLDHNNAITYDHRGALLWKKGNLDGALVDFEKAIELNSHYAEAYQNRGVVEREKGRLDAAIADFNRAIELKPDYAIAYASRGIALWLQGKKIDADRDFAQSVKLDANMGPFIEEKTRESTPLTATVRK, encoded by the coding sequence ATGCGACGGCTTCCCCTGGGTGTCCTTCTTCTCCTGCCATGTGTAGTGACTCTCTCTCTGGCGCAGAGATCCAATTACATGATGTCGTACGTCAGTCGTGGACTTGAACGCTATAACAAAGGAGACGTGACCGGGGCCATTGCGGACTACAATGTCGCCCTGATGATCGATCCGGGCTATTCGGAAACTTACAATAACCGTGGTCTCGCTTTCTATGCGAAGGGTGAGATCGAGGCAGCACTGGCGGACTATGGCAAAGCGATCGAACTCAATCCGGGGTTTGCCGCGGCATACAACAATCGGGGTATCGCCCGATACAGCCGGCATGATGTCGCGGGCGCCCTGGCCGATTACGATCAAGCGGTTGAGCTTAATCCCCAGTATTCGGCCGCATTCAATAATCGAGGTGTTCTTCAGTATGCCCAAGGGAACTTCGAAGCGGCGCTCTTAGACTTCAACAGAGCCGTTGGGTTGAATCCCAAGTCAGTGTCTGCATACACCAATCGGGCCGATACCCGAAAGACCCTGGGAGATTTTAAAGGGGCCTTGAATGACTATTCCCGAGCGATCAAACTCGATCACAATAACGCCATTACCTATGACCACCGAGGGGCTCTGCTGTGGAAGAAAGGAAATCTCGATGGGGCCCTGGTGGATTTTGAGAAGGCTATTGAATTGAATTCTCATTACGCTGAGGCCTATCAGAATCGGGGCGTCGTGGAACGGGAGAAGGGGCGGTTGGACGCCGCGATTGCCGACTTTAACCGGGCCATCGAATTAAAACCGGATTACGCCATCGCGTATGCCAGCCGCGGAATCGCCCTCTGGCTTCAAGGCAAGAAAATTGACGCGGATCGGGATTTTGCACAATCGGTTAAACTCGATGCGAATATGGGACCCTTCATTGAGGAAAAGACCAGAGAGTCGACTCCGCTGACGGCGACTGTGCGCAAATGA